The Vigna angularis cultivar LongXiaoDou No.4 chromosome 6, ASM1680809v1, whole genome shotgun sequence genome contains the following window.
ATTGTAAAAATATGTGAGCTCAAATCTCGTTGTCAATTTGAGTATTTTGCTTTAATTGTTGGATAATCTGTAACTATAAGCATTATTCTTGTCTTGATACTTGTTGTAACCGTGATGACTATCGCCCAAActtctcaattttcttttttgaaaacaaaaacttgTGAGTGTGGATGTcaatagtttattaattttaccttGATATCACGAACGTGATAAATCTCCTTAATTGTGTTCCGTTCTTGCCTTATCTTTGTTTTTGTCTGTAACTTGTCCTGGTTTGAAACTCGTAATTTGATTATTGGCTATTACTTTTGTATTTGTTTGTTGTCATATCTTTCTTTAGTAACTTCAATGATGCGATTGTTTTCAGGAAAATATATTTGAGTGGCAATTTGCGATCAGAGGGCCTCGTGATACTGAATTTGAGGGTGGTATTTATCATGGACGGATCCAGCTGCCTTCAGAGTATCCATTCAAACCCCCTTCGTTTATGTTGTTGACAGTAAGATGTTGCTCCCTTCCTCCTGATTTATATTCTTGTGTTAGTTTGTGTATCCTTGGTTTGAATACTGAATAAAGATCATTCCTTgcttaaaaatttaactttttttttttgtcagccTAATGGTCGTTTCGAGACTCAAACCAAGATTTGCTTGAGCATTTCAAATCATCACCCTGAGCATTGGCAACCATCATGGAGCGGTAAATAACATTCCTTTTTACTCTCGACTCTGTTTTTGGTTGCTATTTTGCAAGCTATCCATTGAGTCTGGGTTATTTTCTCATAAATGTCATGTATTTTCCATTCTGATTATACAAGATTAAAACTGTTTAGTTGTTGATCTGCAGTTATAAAACTTCCTGATTTATTTGACTGCgtcatttataattttccattattattattattgtcttCTAGATAGGAGCATTCTATGCTTTGGGACATAACTTGACCTTCTCTGGATAAAAGTTAGCATAGCATTGATTCCCCATGTCTTAGATCATCACATTGGtttgtaaaataattacaaatacaaCCAGAAGAACACTGATCAAACTACGTAGTTGCATTTTAATGCTCTTGTAGTTTGCAGAACTGGAATGGGAATGTATGTTTACTGTTTTCAccattcttctttatgcattagctacattttttttacttcttaaaTGCCTTGTCTTTATAACAAGGTGAGCCCTGTTAATTCCTTTGATGGCTAAAGGTCTCATTTTAATTGATGTAAATATCTTTTGGCAGTGAGGACTGCTCTAGTTGCACTGATTGCTTTCATGCCAACCAACCCAAATGGTGCATTGGGATCTTTAGACTACAAGAAAGAAGAGAGGCGTACCCTGGCTCTAAAATCTCGTGAAGGTCCTCCTAAATTTGGGACTCCTGAACGTCAAAAGCTGATTGATGAGGTAAAATGTTGCTTATTGTTTTCACCTCAGTTTGCGTTTTCTGTAATATATTGTGCTGCTGAATGGACTTGGTTATCCCAGATACACGAGTACATGTTAAGCAAGGCACCCCCAGTTCCTCAACCAAGCGCAACAGAGGCTTCCGATGAGCACCCCAGAAATGAGGAGGCTGAGGCCCTAGTTGATTCACCTAATTCTGAGTCCTTACCAGCTGGAGAGAGGATTCCAGATCAAGAAGGTGATGGAATTGTTGAAGAACAAGAAGTCCTTGCAAATGCTAACCCTGCAGGAGTTGAAGTATCAAGGGAGATTCAATCAAATGTTTCAAGGAATGAGCTGCCCCAAAGGTCAGATACAACTGCAAGGGTTCACAATCCCAGGCCAGAGACAAGGGTCCAGAAACCTGATGATAGGCTGTTCACGTTGGCAGCTATCGGACTTGCTATTGCTATTGTGGTCCTTTTGCTCAAAAAGTTCATTAAATCTACCGAACATGGGGCACTTTTCTCCAATGGATCTTGAGACATTTGTGTTGCTGATGTTGGTTTCAGATATTAAAGATCTTAGCCTTATGCAGTGAATAGAAATATAGAGAGCTCTCTAATCTCTAGACTCAGAggtggttttatttttattttttattttgttatactCTCTTTGTAATTATGGTAATATAGGTGTGCTCCTGCGATAAATTGAGAAGGAGCACGCCCTTTGCTTCTACTTTATCATGTGGAGTAGCTATTATTCCCCTTTCCAAATGCTGTGTAACTTGATATATATGGATCGACCGAAATTTATCATCAGTGTCTGGTTATCGTAAATCTGATTATGCCCATATAGGTTTGTCTTGCTCTTGAAACATTTTTCATCTAACTAAGCTGCCCAATGTCTTGTGTATagattcaatattattttaccttttatttgtATACGTGTGAAATATATATTTCGTTTTATCAAATATCAACTTTTGCTAGGAGTGGATTACCATTTCTCGGGAGATTTCTTTAAGTACATAGAACTTTAAAGgtttaatatatcatttaatcCCTACTTTTGAAGGTTTAGTTCAAAATGATCttactttttgaaaaagttcagtaaggtcccatattttgtttaaaaatgttcaatttggtcctttttgTGGACgctgttaaaaacataacggtgttGATGCCACTATGGCCAAATCTGAGTGAGGTGTTAGGTTGGATGATTACGCGGTACTGTAAATTGAAGTGTGggttcttttattaaaatcaaagaaaattccAATCTAAAACCCTAATGTTTTAAGAACCCTAAAGTGGAAATTAGAATCAGAAATCCTAAAGTTGGTGGTCTACgtaatcatgcataaaaagaTTGGAGATTTTTTCccaatttagggtttctgattCTAATTTTCACTTTAGGGTTTTTGATTCTAATTTCCACTTTAGGGTTCTTAAAACGTTAGGGTTTTAGATTggaattttctttgattttaataaaagaaccCACACTTCACAGTGCCACGTAATCATCCAACATAACACCTCACTCAGGGCAACAGTGACATCAAcattgttatgtttttaactACGTTGGTACATTTTTTACTCTTCAATTATAGGAAGtgaatttttgttaaaaaaatcattcagAAATTTAAAGAAGTAATGGGCTTACAATTTTTGCTCAATATTTTACCTGGGTATTCTGGAGATTAAGTGGAAAGAAAAATGGTGTTAAGGTgtgtataataattattttatcttttaaactgagttagttttgttgtttttaccttctttcttaaaaaattgCATTTGACTAATTAAATTGAGCAACTATAAATGATCTAtcagtaaacaaaaataaataatatttagatttttgtgaataagattAGTctataatataatccaaatgaA
Protein-coding sequences here:
- the LOC108341858 gene encoding ubiquitin-conjugating enzyme E2 32; this translates as MADKYNLKNPAVKRILQEVKEMHSNPSDDFMSLPLEENIFEWQFAIRGPRDTEFEGGIYHGRIQLPSEYPFKPPSFMLLTPNGRFETQTKICLSISNHHPEHWQPSWSVRTALVALIAFMPTNPNGALGSLDYKKEERRTLALKSREGPPKFGTPERQKLIDEIHEYMLSKAPPVPQPSATEASDEHPRNEEAEALVDSPNSESLPAGERIPDQEGDGIVEEQEVLANANPAGVEVSREIQSNVSRNELPQRSDTTARVHNPRPETRVQKPDDRLFTLAAIGLAIAIVVLLLKKFIKSTEHGALFSNGS